The following are encoded together in the Thalassomonas haliotis genome:
- a CDS encoding reverse transcriptase domain-containing protein: protein MFDPKFSAHSYGFRPGCSAGQAVRQARDYVEVGYRWVVDLDLEKFFDRVNHDVLMARLARHIGDKALLRLLRRYLEAGILVGGTATARTAGTPQGGPLSPLLSNVLLDDFDRELEGRGHRFCRYADDCNVYVKSQRAGERVLESITVYLEKRLKLRVNRDKSGVDRPWRRTFLGYSVNAQKRNVKLRIAKQPIARFKLSLKQVFRRGKGRSIRQTIATLNPKIRGWVNYFRYSGMKGIFIELDSWIRRHLHNIIWRQWKRVWTRAKGLMRSGIDEKRAWQSATNGRGSWWTAGASHMNQALLKKFFS, encoded by the coding sequence ATCTTTGACCCTAAATTCTCTGCGCACAGTTATGGTTTCCGTCCGGGATGTAGTGCGGGGCAGGCCGTCAGGCAAGCTCGGGACTATGTTGAAGTGGGCTATCGCTGGGTAGTGGATCTTGATTTGGAGAAGTTCTTCGATCGGGTCAATCACGATGTGCTGATGGCGAGATTAGCCAGACATATCGGGGATAAGGCACTACTGCGACTGCTTCGCCGTTATCTTGAAGCGGGTATTCTCGTCGGGGGCACGGCCACAGCGAGAACAGCTGGTACGCCGCAAGGCGGTCCGCTGTCACCGCTGTTATCGAATGTACTGCTTGATGACTTTGACCGTGAGCTTGAGGGCCGGGGACACCGATTCTGTCGCTATGCAGATGACTGTAATGTCTATGTTAAAAGCCAGCGGGCTGGCGAGCGGGTGCTTGAATCGATAACAGTGTATCTGGAGAAGCGACTGAAACTGCGGGTGAATCGGGACAAGAGTGGTGTTGACCGCCCATGGCGACGCACCTTCTTGGGCTATAGCGTCAATGCACAGAAGCGCAACGTTAAGCTGCGCATTGCCAAGCAGCCGATAGCGCGGTTTAAATTGTCGTTGAAACAGGTGTTCCGCAGGGGAAAGGGTCGTTCCATCCGACAAACGATAGCAACGCTCAACCCGAAAATCAGGGGCTGGGTAAACTACTTCCGTTACTCGGGAATGAAAGGTATCTTCATTGAGCTTGATAGCTGGATACGCCGACACCTGCACAATATAATCTGGCGTCAGTGGAAGCGTGTATGGACTCGGGCGAAAGGGCTGATGCGATCCGGCATTGATGAAAAGCGGGCTTGGCAGAGTGCCACCAACGGGCGTGGTTCTTGGTGGACTGCTGGTGCATCGCATATGAATCAAGCGTTGCTTAAGAAGTTCTTTAGTTAG
- a CDS encoding YihY/virulence factor BrkB family protein: protein MIKNFSRNDYLSHQKTLVQFIGYLYQRLQQEHIHVVAGYLAYVTLMSLVPLMVVMLSVMTAFPIFSDIRQIIEEFVYSNFVPTAGDVVQHHISGFVANASKMSAVAITFLFLFALLLISAIDKSLNKLWRVTEKRRMITSFSMYWMVLTLGPVLVGSSIAATSYIVSLVSIGDYDIFGLANVFLRSLPLLASIAAFVILYMVVPNKIIPFKYALSGATLAALLFELAKKGFAFYVTQLPSYQAIYGALASIPILFLWVYLSWLVVLIGALFTVSLQAFFAPEKRIARQAEAESKQDTAKLAISPPEKLTQPPEKPDKALLSQEQEL, encoded by the coding sequence ATTATTAAAAATTTCAGTCGCAACGATTACCTCTCCCATCAAAAAACACTGGTGCAGTTTATCGGTTACTTGTATCAACGCCTGCAGCAGGAGCACATCCATGTGGTGGCAGGTTACCTTGCTTATGTCACCCTGATGTCTTTGGTGCCTTTGATGGTGGTGATGTTGTCGGTGATGACGGCCTTTCCTATTTTTTCCGATATCCGGCAGATCATTGAAGAATTTGTTTACAGTAACTTTGTCCCTACCGCGGGTGATGTCGTGCAACATCATATTTCCGGGTTTGTTGCCAATGCTTCCAAGATGTCGGCGGTGGCGATAACGTTTTTATTCCTGTTTGCCCTCTTGCTGATTTCCGCTATCGATAAAAGTTTAAATAAGCTCTGGCGGGTAACGGAAAAAAGGCGGATGATTACCTCATTTTCCATGTACTGGATGGTGTTAACCCTGGGACCTGTGCTGGTGGGCAGCAGTATTGCGGCAACCTCCTATATTGTTTCCCTGGTCTCCATCGGCGATTATGATATTTTCGGGCTTGCCAATGTTTTTCTGCGTTCATTGCCTTTGCTGGCCTCTATCGCCGCCTTTGTGATCCTTTATATGGTAGTGCCCAATAAGATCATTCCTTTTAAATATGCCTTGTCCGGCGCGACCCTGGCGGCGTTGTTATTCGAGCTGGCGAAAAAAGGTTTTGCTTTTTATGTGACCCAATTACCGTCTTATCAGGCAATTTACGGGGCGCTGGCCAGTATTCCTATTTTATTTCTCTGGGTGTACTTGTCTTGGCTGGTGGTCTTGATCGGCGCCTTGTTTACGGTATCGCTGCAAGCCTTCTTTGCGCCGGAGAAACGAATAGCTAGGCAAGCAGAGGCGGAGTCAAAACAAGACACAGCAAAATTGGCAATATCTCCGCCGGAAAAATTAACACAGCCGCCGGAAAAACCGGATAAAGCGCTGCTGTCACAAGAACAGGAGTTATAA